In a single window of the Bradyrhizobium erythrophlei genome:
- a CDS encoding DUF3750 domain-containing protein, whose amino-acid sequence MKNACRPELPIVRKSVIGLLFLLVAPITVSSVKYMLGDRSVDWQSADRSSAGLLPSPAQHPDALVRVFAARTVRWRGIFAVHSWIVVKESDAPRYTRYDYTAWGEPIRVNGFAPDGRWFGDMPKVIAAADGDAADRMIPKIRAAIEGYQLRSYGDYRAWPGPNSNTFVTAVMAAAPELRATLPPTAIGKDFPYNGGMFGLTPSRTGVRVTLGGYLGLTVGWVEGIEINFLGAVFGLDLRRPAIKMPGLGRLGFGA is encoded by the coding sequence ATGAAGAATGCGTGCCGTCCAGAGTTGCCCATTGTGAGAAAATCCGTGATTGGCCTGCTGTTTTTGCTTGTTGCCCCGATCACGGTTTCGTCAGTGAAATATATGCTGGGGGATCGTTCCGTCGACTGGCAGAGCGCCGACCGCTCCAGCGCCGGTCTTTTGCCGTCACCCGCGCAACACCCTGACGCCTTGGTGCGGGTTTTCGCCGCGCGGACGGTTCGCTGGCGCGGAATCTTCGCGGTCCACAGCTGGATCGTGGTCAAGGAGTCCGATGCACCCCGCTATACGCGCTATGATTACACGGCCTGGGGCGAACCGATCCGCGTCAACGGCTTTGCGCCCGACGGGCGTTGGTTCGGCGATATGCCGAAGGTGATCGCCGCGGCCGATGGCGACGCTGCCGATCGCATGATCCCCAAAATCCGTGCCGCGATCGAGGGCTATCAGCTGCGGTCTTACGGCGATTATCGCGCTTGGCCGGGACCGAATTCCAATACCTTTGTCACCGCGGTCATGGCCGCGGCCCCGGAATTGCGGGCCACGCTGCCGCCGACCGCCATCGGCAAGGATTTTCCCTACAATGGCGGCATGTTCGGACTGACGCCTTCGCGAACCGGCGTTCGGGTCACGCTCGGCGGCTATCTGGGACTGACGGTCGGCTGGGTCGAAGGCATCGAGATCAATTTTCTCGGCGCGGTGTTCGGCCTCGACCTGCGGCGGCCGGCGATCAAAATGCCGGGACTGGGACGGCTTGGTTTTGGTGCTTGA
- a CDS encoding tetratricopeptide repeat protein, whose amino-acid sequence MAFRFSLARNCHLALLVTAVIAVAPMAASAQDPGPGAPKQQKKLPEPPGKLPKVGTDKTRGLDFLFGALKAAPDEASAKHVEARIWALWMQTPSDTAALLMVRAKAAMDAQQMDVALKLLDAVVKLRPDYVEGWNRRATLYYLQNDYAHSLEDIEQVLVREPRHFGALAGLGMIMQDLGDDKRALDAFRKALAVNPHLDKVPELVKTLTEKVEGRDI is encoded by the coding sequence ATGGCATTCAGATTCTCTCTCGCGCGCAACTGCCACCTGGCCCTGCTCGTCACCGCTGTCATCGCCGTGGCGCCGATGGCGGCGTCGGCGCAGGATCCGGGGCCGGGCGCGCCGAAGCAGCAGAAAAAACTGCCGGAGCCGCCGGGCAAGCTGCCGAAGGTCGGCACTGACAAGACGCGCGGACTGGACTTCCTGTTCGGCGCGCTGAAGGCGGCGCCCGATGAGGCCAGCGCCAAACATGTCGAGGCCCGGATCTGGGCGCTGTGGATGCAGACCCCCAGCGACACCGCGGCCCTGTTGATGGTGCGGGCCAAGGCCGCGATGGACGCCCAGCAGATGGATGTTGCGCTGAAATTGCTCGATGCCGTGGTCAAGCTGCGTCCCGATTATGTCGAGGGCTGGAACCGGCGCGCGACACTGTATTACCTGCAGAATGATTACGCCCATTCGCTCGAGGATATCGAGCAGGTGCTGGTCCGCGAACCCCGCCATTTCGGCGCGCTGGCGGGACTCGGCATGATCATGCAGGATCTCGGCGACGACAAACGCGCGCTCGACGCCTTCCGCAAGGCGCTCGCCGTCAACCCGCACCTCGACAAGGTGCCCGAACTGGTCAAGACCCTGACCGAAAAGGTCGAAGGACGCGACATCTGA
- the ykgO gene encoding type B 50S ribosomal protein L36, producing the protein MKVRNSLKSLRGRHRNNRLVRRKGRVYVINKVQRRFKARQG; encoded by the coding sequence ATGAAGGTCCGTAACTCGCTGAAATCGTTGCGTGGACGCCACCGCAACAACCGTCTGGTCCGCCGCAAGGGTCGGGTTTACGTGATCAACAAGGTTCAGCGCCGTTTCAAGGCGCGTCAGGGCTGA
- the trpS gene encoding tryptophan--tRNA ligase, whose product MFVETARPVILTGDRTTGPLHLGHYAGSLRNRVALQHSHRQFVLLADAQALTDNIDDPEKVRRNVMEVALDYLAVGIDPAETTICVQSALPALAELTQLYLNFVSVSRLERNPTIKDEIQMRGFERDIPAGFLCYPVAQAADITAFKATVVPVGLDQAPMIEQTNEIVRRINRQVGRELLLEAKALIPSTGRLPGADGKTKMSKSQGNAISLSAGPDEIRAFVNRMYTDPNHLRVSDPGMIEGNVVFSYLDAFDTDRAAVDELKERYRRGGLGDVVVKRRLEDVLQELLKPIRERRAAVSRDPGYVFDVLRSGTAKARAITQSTLDELRDGLGLFSLAGTA is encoded by the coding sequence ATGTTTGTCGAGACTGCGCGACCCGTCATTCTCACCGGCGATCGCACCACTGGTCCTCTTCACCTCGGCCACTATGCGGGCTCCCTGAGAAACCGGGTGGCTCTTCAGCACAGCCATCGGCAGTTCGTCTTGCTGGCTGATGCGCAGGCCCTGACCGACAATATCGACGATCCGGAAAAGGTGCGCCGCAACGTGATGGAAGTGGCGCTTGACTATCTGGCCGTCGGCATCGATCCGGCGGAAACGACAATTTGCGTGCAATCCGCATTGCCCGCGCTCGCCGAACTCACACAGCTTTATCTCAATTTTGTTTCCGTCTCCCGATTGGAACGCAATCCGACCATCAAGGATGAAATTCAGATGCGGGGCTTCGAACGTGACATTCCCGCGGGCTTCCTGTGCTACCCCGTGGCGCAGGCCGCAGACATCACGGCATTCAAGGCAACGGTCGTGCCCGTCGGACTGGATCAGGCTCCGATGATCGAGCAGACCAATGAAATTGTTCGTCGGATCAATCGACAGGTCGGTCGCGAGCTGTTGTTGGAGGCAAAGGCGCTCATTCCCTCGACGGGGCGGCTTCCCGGCGCCGACGGGAAGACGAAAATGAGCAAATCCCAGGGTAACGCGATTTCGCTTTCCGCCGGTCCTGACGAGATTCGGGCTTTTGTAAATCGCATGTACACCGACCCGAACCACCTGCGCGTCTCCGATCCCGGGATGATCGAAGGCAATGTCGTCTTTTCATACCTCGACGCGTTCGATACCGACCGCGCCGCCGTCGATGAATTGAAGGAGCGCTACCGGCGCGGAGGGCTTGGCGACGTGGTCGTCAAGCGTCGCCTTGAAGACGTGCTGCAGGAGCTTCTGAAACCGATTCGCGAACGTCGCGCGGCGGTGTCCCGCGATCCCGGTTATGTGTTCGATGTTCTGCGCTCCGGCACTGCTAAAGCGCGCGCGATAACTCAATCAACTCTCGATGAATTGCGTGACGGTCTGGGGTTGTTTTCGCTCGCTGGAACGGCATGA
- a CDS encoding MaoC family dehydratase produces the protein MHGMNNFGLISRMITDWAYRAGAIHRRLETRWVKPVRPGDTIQPTGIVKSKQATANSRWVLIDVMVKNQNDEKVATGEAMVEFPLG, from the coding sequence ATGCACGGGATGAACAATTTCGGGCTGATCTCGCGGATGATCACCGACTGGGCCTATCGGGCCGGGGCCATTCACCGCCGCCTCGAAACCAGATGGGTCAAGCCGGTGCGGCCCGGCGACACCATCCAGCCGACCGGTATCGTGAAGTCGAAACAGGCCACGGCGAATTCGCGCTGGGTTCTGATCGACGTCATGGTGAAGAACCAGAACGACGAGAAGGTCGCCACCGGCGAAGCCATGGTCGAGTTTCCGCTGGGGTGA
- a CDS encoding MaoC family dehydratase, giving the protein MTVTFESLRAGDTIEGPQFAVSRESIRLFCDASLDYNPLHLDDDYMKGNFGKTNFGGSSCTG; this is encoded by the coding sequence ATGACCGTGACGTTCGAAAGCCTTCGCGCCGGCGACACCATCGAGGGGCCGCAATTCGCGGTCAGCCGCGAATCCATTCGTTTGTTTTGCGACGCTTCGCTCGACTACAACCCGCTGCATCTCGACGACGACTACATGAAGGGCAATTTCGGCAAGACCAATTTCGGCGGATCATCATGCACGGGATGA
- a CDS encoding MaoC family dehydratase, producing the protein MAQAEAFETDFWKDANLRKLWDDIVPGEPRKTIPYTLTQEAIALYCKSVGEDHPVYFDEAYAKTTRYGGLIAPPSIHILLMFACTPADDWMRSPGTVNAGQSWSYHIPARPNDTIRLEARALDKFIKRERLFVVHDNVFFNQHGAVICSGRGWTIRPQ; encoded by the coding sequence ATGGCGCAGGCGGAAGCCTTCGAGACCGATTTCTGGAAAGACGCCAACCTGCGAAAGCTCTGGGACGACATCGTCCCGGGCGAGCCGCGCAAGACCATCCCCTACACGCTGACGCAGGAGGCGATCGCCTTGTACTGCAAGTCGGTCGGCGAAGATCATCCTGTTTATTTCGATGAAGCCTACGCCAAAACCACCCGCTATGGCGGGCTGATCGCGCCGCCGTCGATTCACATCCTCTTGATGTTTGCCTGTACGCCGGCCGATGACTGGATGCGCAGCCCCGGCACCGTCAATGCCGGGCAGTCCTGGAGCTACCATATCCCGGCGCGGCCGAACGACACCATCCGGCTCGAAGCCCGCGCGCTCGACAAGTTCATCAAGCGCGAACGGCTGTTCGTGGTGCACGACAATGTCTTCTTCAACCAGCATGGCGCGGTGATCTGTTCGGGCCGCGGCTGGACCATCCGGCCGCAGTGA
- a CDS encoding amidohydrolase family protein, with translation MSKLKLPNLEDVVAIDIHTHAEEPCGMHGDDGYDDFQAQMADYFKSPNKHPPTVPETAAYYRAKKIAAVIFPVDAERETGFRRYNNYEMLEVAAENSDVLIPFVSIDPHKGKLGVREARKLIEEFGVKGFKFHPTMQGFYPNDRMAYPLYEAINDGGAIALFHTGQTGVGSGMPGGMGMRLKYSNPMYMDDVAADFPDLKIILAHPSFPWQEEALSVATHKPNVYIDLSGWSPKYFPPILVRYINSILQDKMLFGSDWPVITPDRWLSDFSKLEIRDEIRPKVLKANARRLLGI, from the coding sequence ATGTCCAAATTGAAGCTGCCCAATCTTGAAGACGTCGTCGCGATCGACATCCACACCCATGCCGAAGAGCCCTGCGGCATGCATGGCGATGACGGCTACGATGATTTCCAGGCCCAGATGGCCGACTATTTCAAATCGCCCAACAAGCATCCGCCGACGGTGCCGGAAACCGCGGCCTATTACCGCGCCAAGAAGATCGCCGCGGTGATCTTTCCGGTCGACGCCGAGCGCGAGACCGGATTCCGCCGCTACAACAATTACGAGATGCTGGAAGTCGCCGCCGAGAATTCCGACGTGCTGATCCCGTTCGTCAGCATCGATCCGCACAAGGGCAAGCTCGGCGTTCGCGAGGCGCGCAAGCTGATCGAGGAATTCGGCGTCAAGGGCTTCAAATTCCATCCGACCATGCAGGGCTTTTATCCGAACGACCGCATGGCCTATCCGCTGTACGAAGCGATCAACGACGGCGGCGCGATCGCGCTGTTTCACACCGGCCAGACCGGCGTCGGCTCCGGCATGCCCGGCGGCATGGGGATGCGGCTGAAATATTCCAATCCGATGTACATGGACGATGTGGCGGCGGATTTTCCCGACCTCAAGATCATTCTCGCCCACCCCTCGTTCCCTTGGCAGGAAGAGGCGCTGTCGGTCGCGACCCACAAGCCCAACGTCTACATCGACCTCTCCGGCTGGTCACCGAAATATTTCCCGCCGATCCTGGTGCGCTATATCAACTCCATTTTGCAGGATAAGATGCTGTTCGGCTCGGACTGGCCGGTGATCACGCCCGACCGCTGGCTGTCGGACTTTTCGAAACTCGAGATCCGCGACGAGATCAGGCCGAAAGTGTTGAAGGCCAACGCGCGCAGGCTGTTGGGTATCTGA
- a CDS encoding dienelactone hydrolase family protein, giving the protein MAKLCKAAAFVTALLIGNAVECFAAQPEPSGTVVEFENPLASRLPLQGYLRQPNMAGPFPAVVLLHGCNGNWRRLDERWGKRIAAWGYVTLTVDSFGPRGLKNTCGGGAPVDLAFDAYRALNFLVRQPFVDPARVVALGFSQGGWLALTSVEHGAVEQISQNKFRAAIAFYPPCLGFKGNMTVPTLILIGELDDWTPALECRNMVDGRDDWGISRHKGEGAPVQLVVYPGAYHAFDAVTLQTPIQYFGHHLEFNQPATDRSIDAVREFLDATIGGKEQAR; this is encoded by the coding sequence TTGGCGAAGCTCTGCAAAGCCGCTGCGTTCGTCACCGCGCTCTTGATCGGAAATGCGGTCGAATGCTTTGCGGCTCAGCCCGAGCCGTCCGGGACCGTCGTTGAATTCGAGAACCCGCTGGCCAGCCGGTTGCCGCTGCAGGGCTACCTGAGACAGCCAAATATGGCAGGTCCCTTTCCCGCCGTGGTGCTGCTGCATGGATGCAATGGCAATTGGCGGCGGCTCGACGAGCGTTGGGGAAAGAGGATCGCAGCCTGGGGCTATGTGACGCTCACGGTCGACAGCTTTGGTCCGCGCGGCCTGAAAAACACCTGCGGCGGCGGCGCTCCTGTCGATCTGGCCTTCGATGCGTACCGGGCCTTGAACTTTCTGGTGCGCCAGCCATTCGTCGATCCCGCTCGCGTCGTGGCGCTGGGTTTTTCGCAGGGCGGATGGCTGGCTCTCACCTCGGTCGAACATGGCGCGGTCGAGCAAATATCCCAAAACAAGTTCCGTGCGGCGATCGCTTTCTATCCGCCATGCCTTGGCTTCAAGGGCAACATGACCGTTCCCACATTGATCCTGATCGGTGAACTCGATGACTGGACCCCGGCGCTGGAGTGCCGCAACATGGTGGATGGCCGGGACGATTGGGGAATATCCAGGCACAAGGGTGAAGGCGCTCCGGTGCAGCTCGTCGTCTATCCCGGCGCCTACCATGCCTTCGATGCCGTCACCCTCCAGACGCCCATTCAATATTTCGGACATCACCTCGAATTCAACCAGCCGGCAACGGATCGATCGATCGACGCGGTTCGCGAGTTTCTTGACGCGACCATCGGCGGAAAGGAGCAGGCCAGATGA
- a CDS encoding haloacid dehalogenase type II → MTIKAVVFDAYGTLYDVQSVAAVTEEAFPGYGEMITQVWRIKQLEYTWLRSLMRRYQDFSVITADSLAYTLRVLGLKHDAGVFERIMEKYLHLDLYPDAAAALAAMRGRKLAILSNGSPGMLNALVHNSGLDRVLDATISIDSRKIFKPAPDAYTLIESVLRVPPAEVLFVSSNPWDACGAKAFGLNVAWIERVTPEAMALACVKNDSVAPLTMFKAIRTQMDELGLEPDYRIHALAELPALVAAHES, encoded by the coding sequence ATGACCATCAAAGCCGTCGTGTTCGACGCCTATGGCACACTCTACGACGTTCAGTCGGTCGCCGCCGTCACAGAGGAGGCTTTTCCCGGCTATGGCGAGATGATCACGCAGGTCTGGCGCATCAAGCAGCTCGAATACACCTGGCTGCGTTCGCTGATGCGGCGCTATCAGGATTTTTCGGTCATCACGGCGGATTCGCTGGCCTACACGCTCAGGGTGCTCGGACTGAAACACGACGCCGGCGTATTCGAGCGCATCATGGAGAAATATCTGCATCTCGATCTTTATCCGGATGCGGCGGCGGCACTTGCGGCGATGCGAGGCCGCAAGCTGGCTATTCTTTCCAACGGCAGCCCCGGCATGCTCAATGCGCTGGTCCATAACAGCGGTCTCGACCGCGTGCTGGACGCCACCATCAGCATCGACTCCCGGAAAATCTTCAAGCCTGCGCCCGACGCCTACACCCTGATCGAATCCGTCCTCCGCGTGCCGCCCGCGGAAGTTCTGTTCGTGTCGTCGAACCCATGGGACGCCTGCGGCGCCAAGGCCTTCGGCCTCAACGTCGCCTGGATCGAACGGGTGACGCCGGAAGCGATGGCGCTGGCTTGCGTCAAAAACGATTCCGTTGCCCCGCTGACGATGTTCAAGGCGATCCGGACCCAGATGGACGAGTTGGGGCTCGAGCCCGATTATCGCATCCACGCGCTCGCAGAACTGCCCGCCCTGGTCGCGGCTCATGAGTCTTGA
- a CDS encoding YbaK/EbsC family protein, translating into MSLESVRAFFAAKAPDIAVIESPMSSATVSLAAEAHGVEPGRIAKTLSLRIGERVVLIVAAGTSRMDNKKVKARFGGKPKMLGLHEVAEITGHEVGGVCPFGLKTPLPIYCDVSLKAFDEVVPAAGSTHSAVRIAPSRMAELTAAEWVDICQDPS; encoded by the coding sequence ATGAGTCTTGAATCGGTGCGCGCGTTCTTCGCCGCAAAGGCGCCCGACATCGCCGTGATCGAATCGCCGATGAGTTCGGCGACGGTGTCGCTGGCCGCCGAAGCCCATGGCGTCGAGCCCGGCCGGATTGCGAAAACGCTGAGCCTGCGGATCGGCGAGCGCGTGGTGCTGATCGTGGCTGCTGGAACGTCGCGGATGGACAACAAGAAAGTGAAGGCGCGCTTCGGCGGCAAGCCGAAGATGCTGGGCCTTCACGAGGTCGCCGAAATCACCGGCCATGAAGTCGGCGGCGTCTGTCCGTTCGGACTGAAAACGCCGCTGCCGATCTATTGCGACGTGTCGCTGAAGGCATTCGACGAGGTAGTGCCGGCTGCGGGATCGACCCACAGCGCGGTGCGCATTGCACCGTCGCGAATGGCCGAACTGACCGCCGCCGAATGGGTCGACATCTGCCAGGATCCGTCGTAG